A window of Chelmon rostratus isolate fCheRos1 chromosome 18, fCheRos1.pri, whole genome shotgun sequence genomic DNA:
tccctccctttATCCGTGTCCCTCCTTTCCCATCTTTGCTTTTGGAAGGTGTCCAGTGGCTACCTCGTGGTGGTGTTTGTCTATGTGACAGAGTTCACCGGCATCAAAGTGCGCACATGGACCTCTATGCACGTGCACGCTGCCTTTGCTGTCGGCATCATGATAGTGGCCCTGACCGGTTACCTGGTGCGGGTCTGGTGGATCTACCAGATCGTCCTCTCCTTATGCACCTCGCCATTCCTGCTCTTCTGCTGGAAGTTCCCCGAGACCCCCTTTTACTTGATGGCCAAGGGCCGGTACAGGGAAGCCCAGGCCTTGCTGGAAGCGATAGCCCGCTGCAACGGCCTCGATTACaggctgaaggtggaggagctcctggagccagaggagagagagaacggCAAAGCTCTcctgaaggaggcagaggagcgACCGCCGCAGCCCGAAAAGAAGCTGTCCATCCTGGATCTGTTCGGCAGCTGGAGGATGGTGGGCCGAACGTGCACAGTGTGGGCCATCTGGTTCATCGGCAGCCTGGGCTACTACGTCTTCTCTTTAGGCTCAGTCAACCTGGGAGGAAACCAGTACGTCAACCTCTTCCTCGCTGGTAAGTGTTTAGCTGGTGAATGTGAATGTTGCACATGAAAGTGGAAGGAAAATAGTTGATGGAACTTCTGGTCAGTGTTTCACTTTGACACCCAAGTCCCATAAATGTCAAGTGTGAAGGACAGTGAGGCCCTCTCAGCTCAAGTAGCCTTGTCAATACACGTTAAATATTCCATCATATTCGTAGATTTCTCCCGTAATAGAGCTGATGATTTTTCACAACTGTGTGACAGCGCCCTGCTTAGGTCATCTAATCGCAGGTATATCTGTGTTTATAGATGGATTAGGCAGCTGTTGACAACTGTTTTAGTACTTTATAGCCTTTGGGTCGTAAATGCAGAGAGCGTTTgaatcagtttgttttgtttttttggaaatcTTGgctgtgtcattgtgtgtgcagtgaggcTGGCGTTTTTTTCAGGTAGCCTGTGTAATCTAAGAACAGATCTCTTCCCATGTAAGCAAATAGTCCTCCTAGGTGGCCCGGCCCTGTTTACCAAGTTGAGTCGAGTGCTATTTAAAACTGTCAGCTTTAACTCTATACTCTGTATGCAATGTTTGTGCTCTGCGCTATACTATAGTATGCTCACGTGGTGTCACATATTAGTTCATTGCGAAGGCAATATTTTCTGTTCTCCGGTCTGGCTTTGTttactgctctgtttttggtaaCACAGCAGGTCAGCCTGTGAGCAATTACGAAAAACTAAAGGCCACCATCTGCAATCTCGACAGCATCCCTGCGGTTTTTccattgaaaaaagaaaacaagatttctactgtaataaacattttttcacGAAACACATCAGGAGCTGATGCTCTGCTCATGATGCTGTTTTGAAAGCAGGGGACTTTAGTCCTCACAATTGTAGATATTTATTAATGCTCAGCTCAATCAGCTCAGTAGAGgatgtgcagtatttacattacatttactgtatttctgAAGAGTTAATCTAATACACTCTAATGGCCAGTATCATTTAAACTCCCTGTTTATCTCATCTGGAGACATAGAGTAGAGCACATATATGAGGCTGAGCTTCAACAACATTTCAGATGGCGGTTATTTAGGTCCCCTAGATACAGTGTCTGAGTGTCAGTGTTGCGATAACCTCTGACCGAGAGCTGCTGCGATTGGCTATTTCCAGGCGCAGTGGAGCTCCCCTCTTATCTGGTTGGCTGTTTCGCAATGGACTGGATTGGCCGGAAGAAGACTTGCGCCCCAGCCCTGCTCCTCGCCGGCGTCGCTTGTTTGCTCATCATCGTGGTACCTGCTGTACGtactgagagtgtgtgtgtgagaggcagcatgtgtgtgtgtatcttaaGTGTTGGTATCCTTAAACGTCAAGTcttactcaagcactgtactttCTTTGCATGAGCATTTTCCTCTCATGCTGTTTTATACTTCTCCTCCAcagcatttcagagggaaatgcactttttaatcaactcaaattaagatttttgctttcaaaacagatgaaaatgtacaagcacagctgaaacaataagTCGATCGATTGATTAATCGTGATCTGGGGAGATGTGATGGCCATTTATCACTATGTCACAGAAtattttacaaaccaaacaatcaaccaattagtgaaagaaaagaaagtaatgagcagatgaatcaataatagaaataatcattagttgcagtcttaagtattaaaattaaaagtgagctccacctcaaccaatCACAAAATCCTGCTCTTACATAAATTCATGagtatttttctgcattgacttCGTTAAAAACTTAAGTACGTTTTGCTGATTATACTTATAGCCACATatgcattttatgcattttggCTGTCAACAGGATGTGACGGCTGTGGGGAGTCAGCTGTGAGGAGTCAggggaaagacagaaatagcAACAGCTAACTGTAATGCAGGGCTATTTTTAAACTCTTTTATGGACCGATCTGTCTGAACTGTTAGCTCTTGAGTTTGGCGTCCTGAGGTAGCCCCAGGCCGTTGGACCACTGTTACTGTCAAGCCCTGATGTACAGCACATGCATGCCCTGCAAGAAGGGCAGTTCATTTACAGCTTATCCAGTCCATGCATACAACTCCGAAACAGATCAACACACATGGAATGGAGGACTTGTAACAGTTCATCTTACAATGCCGGCCGAGGGCGTTACAGCTCTGACCCAAATTAGCGCTGCTTTTGCTTGGGTTGGCAAACAGCTGGTACGTAATGTCCAAGTAAACGTGGCCTTTGACACTGGAAGTGATTGTCGGACAGGGCTGGCAGCGAGCTGAAAAATAGCAGAGGCAGCAGCGACAGAGAGTCCAGCTATCCTCGCCtgtttctcccctctctgtttgtgtcactgCAGCAACTTTTCCCATGCAGACGTGACTTTAGGAAACTCCATCTGCAGGCTTACATGCACGCCCGCATAGCAGAGTGCAATCCTGCCACAGTCTTGAGGATGACTATGAAAGAGGAGTTTTTCTTAGTGCCTGGATCCACGTACAACTGGCACTCTCATTCTCAAAGCTAGGTTCAGTTAGCTTGATAGTCCTTATGAGAAGGATGGCTCATCTTATcgtctcttccttccttctcagTCACTTCTCTCTCCTGATGGTTACATTGCAAATGCTCGACCTCATGTCGGTCtgtgattctgtgtgttttgccactgggtgtgtgtgtgtgtgtgtgtgtgtgtgtgtgtgtgtgtgtgtgtacatgactTGATTCCTACATTCAAACATTGAGAAACACTGTATGCCTAATTGCTTCCCTAACGAGAGTAAGATAAGAGgagctctcatgtctgtatgtttaatatgaagctacagccggAAGcctcttagcttagcttggaATAAAGATTGGAAACACAGGGCttgcttggctctgtccaaaggtaacaaaattcacgtaccagcacctctgaaggTCAGTAGTTAAAACATTATATCTGTATGTAAACAGACTACAGCATGCAGAGACGAGCTGTGAAAACTGCACCTGACAATGTCCATctactaaaagtgtttgtttttgctactgacaggctcagattgttattctaagtgtctgaaaGCAGTGTGGAAAGGATCACTGCAGAGATAGAGCTTTCTGTCAAAGCGTAACATcagttttgtttaaccagaaacagccgttATATCGCTCTCCTCAAGGCTGccagactccattgacaaaaaCGGTAATTTTACCTCGCGGATCACTGTAAAAAACACTCCGTTCAAACTCGAcagactaaataaataaaactcacagAAGCCGTGAGTTAGCCGCGTTAGAAGCGAAAATATTGTCGTTCTGCACTGCCTGTCTGACATCTGACCTCTTTCTCGCAGCCACCTTGGTTGTTTCATATCAAACCCGTGCCCATATTAGATAAACAGCTGTGATTGGCCTTACACACACCAGCACTGGTGGAAATCAGTCTGAACGGGAGAGGCACCAGACTCATGTGccagagcaaacaaaacatgagcTTGCGGATTTGTCTGGTTCCCAGACGAGGGATATGGGATTTCGTGGATGGAAGTGGTTGCAAGACAACCAGCAGAATCTTCCAGGGAGTTAATTCTCCCTcactgctaagctaagctatccAGCTGCTGACACAGAGAGTGGTGTCAtctttctcatctaactctcagcaaagaAGCAAATAGGCAGACAGCTCTCTCAGATAGCACTGATTATAGTCTCTTTTTTAtcaaagcacacatgcacacataaaatATATGCATGCACAAATATAGAACACTTCCAttccattaaaaatgcaaaatcaatATAGTATCTACTGTTTATCTAcaggcttcttcttctgctgtctcCTTTTTTTACATTCTTGATTCTTGCTGATATCATCGTTTTTTTCTGCCAAAAGTTTTGGAAAGTGGATCCAGGATActtaaattaatgaaagaaacagaaggtTGCCACCATATGTTTAGCACTTTTATTACAAGCCctttttgctgtgtctgtgactgGAAACCCTGACTCAGGATGGCGACAACATGGCGAAACCCGTCGAGCTGCACAGCGTGAGCGATGTCAGCGTCTGACTGTACAGCCCGAAAAGAAGATTGAAACGCTGCATCAAATACGTGAGAATGAGCGATTCATGGACTCTGGTTGCAGGCTGCCCTGTGCCAACCTGCATCATGCTCTTGGTTTGCTGTGCAAAACAAGAATGCACAGATAAGAGCAAAGACAGCCTGTGACTCTCCACTTTACCTCACCTTCTGCTTCACATTACTCACTGCATTCAGAGGATGACTTTGTCCCAGTCAGGGGTTAAATGGCCTTCTTCCCCATCACTGGCAAATTAATGATCTGATAAGTAAAAAGAATTTACATGTTATGTTTTAGTTAAGGCCTGGCTAAACTGGTGTAGCAGCTGATAGAGGCTTGTTCTCCCAGGTATGATTTGTAGTTTTGTCAGTCAGGAAAAACAGCACTTTAATTTCTTGCTCTTGAGCTCAAAGCAGAATTATCAGTGCTCATCATTACATCGCATCATCCACCAAAATATTCTGACGCGTCATGATGCACTTGGCGTCGTGAGATATGACAGATTGATCCTTGATGGTGACCTGAATATCCATGTCCAAAAGAAGAACGACTCCAAGGCTGTGGAGCTTGAGAATTTGAGAAAAACTGGactcacagttcactgtaatatatacaaagaagccaTGACTGTCTATAACAAAGCAACACGTCTGGCAATAAAGGATCAATTTTCTAAGATTATTACAGAGAATGCTGGAGCCTCTACAATATTATTCTCAACTATCGACCAGCTACTCAACTCTGCCCCCAGGCCAGTTTTAGCTTCTCTGCACcggcttcctgtaacattcagaattgattttaaggtcctcctccttgcaTGCAGAGCCCTTAATTAGCGAGAACCTAGCTTCATTGCTAACTcccttcaagaacactgcgaTCGTCAGCTGGTGGTGTTTTTTTgaaggtttccagcaacagctgaacaCTTGTGTATTTTccttgattttatgcattctgtgaactttatttttaacttaaaaaaaggaaatcaagTCAGCATGAAGTGCTGTAAGGGaagttgtgctgctgtttaaagCTTGACTATTAATGGAGTCTGAGGTCTGatgaaaaggtcaaaggtcagttgtatgtatttctgtgtgtgatgaaaTCAGATGTGATATCATTACCAGGGGGAAGGTTCTTTAAGGATCCTTAAGCTCAAAATCGTGTGTAAAAGATCAAACAAAGGTTATGCTATTAAACATGGGATAAACTTCTTGATTATCCCTTTTCCACAGGACATTGATGCACTGGCCATTGCTCTCTGTATGACAGGGAAGTTTGCCATCGCCATTGCCTTTGGTCTCATCTACCTGTACACCTGTGAGCTTTACCCAACCATCATCAGGTAAGAACAACCAGAAACATAAAAGATCTGGACCAGAATCAATTTGTAACTTTTCTTCTTagacatgtttttatatatatatataagctgCTTCTTCAATGTATCACTGAGTCACAAAGAAACCTTGTCATGTGGTCTGCAATATTTAGATACTTTCTGTCAGTTCCAGGAAGTACAACTGTCAGTCTtaacaaacaaatgtcaaaaaaaattgGAAAGAATCATAGAAAAGTCCAGAAACATAGACAGTGTAAGCAGTGTTTTATGCACAGCTGCAGATATGATCATAAAGTAACGCTGCTTCTCTGCTCGTTTCCAGCAGTTGATTCATCTTTATGTTGGTGTTGGTGGGTTTAGTGTCTGAAATCAATCTTCTCTGATGTTGCTGACTGCGTGTCTGATCTCCCTCCAGGTCTCTGGCAGTGGGCAGTGGCAGTATGATGTGCCGTGTCGGCAGTGTGGTGGCTCCCTTCTGCGTGTACCTGGCTGAGTTCTGGGTCTACCTACCACAGGTATACCTGTTTTCTTTTGGTCAGCTCTCTCAGAGCGATGGGTATTATTTAACGTTTAATAACCTGTTATTACCTCGTCCACTCTGTCACCTTTGCACCGTGTTTGTTCTAGTTTATCTACAAGGGTTTcctggaaacaaaacaaattaattttttCCTTTAATCGTCACGACCTCTGTGTAGCTCATCGTTGGAATCCTGGCATTCATTATCGGAGTGCTGACGTTGTTGTTGCCTGAGACCCTGGGCAGACCTCTAACAACCACCTTGGAAGAGGCTGAAGCTCTAGGACGCGAGCCCAGCAAGAAGAACTCCGCCCTGGGCAATAAAGATGCTGAAGACCGCTTGGAGATGAACCAACATGAAGCCAAGGCCTGAGCTGCACACTGCTGGAAAACCGGAGAGAAAAGAttcacagagaggagctgtggaaagaaaaatgaaggaaaagggTGGAGGTGACAGCTGCCAAAAAACCGAAACAGTAATATCATTGATTTATTGGATTgttggaagaaaatgaaaaagaaaaacagcaagctTTATTCAGAACTTGTTGGAATGACgtgtttgttgacattttgtttggCAAAGTGACCAACAGCTCAGTACTTTGAGGGTCCTGTGATGTTACACAAgccctcctgcacacacacacctctcagtGATCAGTCACAGatacagtgcaaacacagcaatCAATGAATTCAGTGAAGGAGAAAATcgttgtgtgtatatatatatattgtgtgtgtgtccaagacAAAGGAAACATGAAGTATACTGAAGGATCATTTCAGTTTGTGACGTCGGTCGTATTTTTTTGAAGTTTTGCCTATTATTTCTACTAGTGATGATAACTTTGTGCTCACTGAAGTAATTTCTAAGACCAGTGAACCTGCTAGCTGGACTGCTAgccaaaactgcaaaaataacaCCCAAGTTGGGATAAACTGCAATTATCCAATTATCTGGAGTGTGAGTATGTAACAGTCAACCTATGCACTGCGATGCAGTGACCTTTCAGAAACAGTAATCATCGGTGCTGATTCCAGCTACGGCTCCCTTTCTGCAACACGCAGGGTTAAAGTGTGCAGATGCAGTGCTAtttcaaaaaaacacaatattgtACATCTCATTATCTTGATGTAGACAGCAGGATGTTTTATCCCAATGACAAAGAAGTGCCTTATTTTGAAAGTCccctttttgttattttcaaggCCTTTTTTCAATCTCAGGGCACCCGCCTTTGGCTATCACTGTGAAATGATCCTGATCACACTTTTTATCTTTACACTCAGTTCGACAGTGGCCTTCTTGTTTAGGATGGCATTGCGTAGCTTAAATGTTATTATCTAATGTGTGTTTGGGGGTGGGTGTCATGTTTTCGACATGCTTACTTTGTGTGTGCAATCGAGATTCTGGACGCGCTGAAGGAAATGTATGTACAGGAGTACAACATTATATAAGCTGAAGAGTCAGGATGTGATCTCCAGATGTTTTGGACCAAAAGCAGGAATGAAGCACAACAGTGTCTTCGCCTGCTTTGTAATGCTGAAGTATACTACTAGCTTGATTTTGTTTCGTATCAAACTGTAGCGTGGTGCTTAAATCTGAAGGAGAAGCGAAAAATCATGACAATTAACAGTGTGATGAAAATACTCAGGTTCAGTACTTGATTCTAATCAGTTTTAACAACAAGCCTTCTtggtattgtttttgtttaattgtaGAAAACTAATTTTATTGGGGTTGTTGGCATCTTCATATCTACGATGCACTTCTCCTGTCTtgtttacagtatttgtatCTGCTGTATCAACCACATTTGATCTTATTTGATAAATGAGCTCCTTTGCGAATTAaaagctctctccctcttcctctctctctccctatctATCAAAGCTGAGGGTTCAACCTGTTGCTGGAAAAGAAGGGAGCCTATTTTTGTCATATGGGGAATATAGAGCAGATCTGGGGACAGCCCACCGACGCTAACGGCTTCCTATTCGCCGGTGGAGAGGAGGTCCCCTGCTGCCGTAGCACCGGCTTCCTTTGCAACACCCAGCACATGAACAAACCCTCTGTGTTCAACTTTCGAGTTGAAAACCTTGCAGATGCatgaccactgtgtgtgtgtgtgtgtgtggatggaaaAGCTACAGTTATGCACTTAACTTGAACCTAAACAACCAGGCTGCTAATGTGAGCTTCCAGTTCTGTCGTGATGCTAGAGTAGAGGGTGGAGGAAAACTGTAGAGGTACTCTCACTGTAATAAAGACACACGGGAGAGGTGGGAACAGGAGCCAAAGGCCTATTGTGCACCATCAGATAAAATGCatgccatgcacacacacatgcacgcaaacacacacaatgcacaacTACTGTTCAGATATGTTTCAGCTGCCCTCAAGCACCAGTATCATCCCATCATTAAATTAATATTAAGGGTTTTGGGGGATGCTTTAAAGCTACAAAAACTCTGGGTTTCAATATCAACAGAATATTAACACACAGTACTTTTTGGAGTGAAGTGTTTCCAAAAATGGAGAGAGGATACCATTTGCTGGTCATGGCTGGGAGTTACATCAACTTGAAAACATCTGAAGTCTAATCCTACACATGTTTGTCTTAAGGTCGCGTTGCTCTAATTCAAGGCAGCTACTACAGAggtgccttttttaaaaatcatttatgAGTTAGTGATTTTTCACTTCTACTTTCCTGCAGTCAGAATACCAGAGCAGTTTTGTTCGATTGTTTGACACATTTCACGTCACACGTCATGCATTCTGTTGTGACAGTGGCTggaaaaagtgacatttctcGGTTGCAAAGTTTGCAGGATTGAGGCAGCGGCAGCACGGTACCAGGTTCAGCAGCTCTCCTGTGTGTCGCACAGCTTGCATCCTCAAAAAATCCTTTGAAACGTCTGGGCCAAGATCAGGCGCAAATAGAGAAGGAAGACATGACATGTTCcttattttttcatgtcagaGGGTAGGCAGTGTTGTCCTGACTGGAGCGGGGAAGCTAATTTCACACCTGGGGAGCCAGAGGGAAGATGGGTCGAGGTCGGGTGGAGTGACGGATAGGAGAGCTACACATGGGTGTTAGAGGAAATGAGGCCGCTCTGTTTGCGTGCAGCAGCAGGGGAGCTGTTCGGCGGGCTGCAGCATTCCTGGTGGTCTGGAGAGGCCACGACAAACTTCTTCATACACATTTTCCACAAAGTAAAGCAGAGACAAAGCTGCAATAGTTAAgaggacattta
This region includes:
- the slc22a16 gene encoding solute carrier family 22 member 16 yields the protein MCDVIKGRFIEQRMLRGDLRQNNSVCLIQRASSSPSTTAAPPLLKYRLRVNPLCVCVRACVRAPPTFAPLRESRTSSSGVEAFRIRCSAGQERDAPGALTRKLTVKKKMTIERIFDELGHFKRFQACLYFAAVFQAVSCGIHYLASVFLVETPNFVCSVPGNITDVLYGNLTGSSLEDFLPVFKPGNGPLVVRTAEGEQWELSRCRCALRIDPTGFTYDFDGNKTVRACDETFVYDHTEVQQSIVTDWNLVCGREWLAKLCQPTFMLGVLIGALVFGDLADRVGRVRILMFTSLCQFGLGVSVAFSGNYNLFMVLRFLLAMVSSGYLVVVFVYVTEFTGIKVRTWTSMHVHAAFAVGIMIVALTGYLVRVWWIYQIVLSLCTSPFLLFCWKFPETPFYLMAKGRYREAQALLEAIARCNGLDYRLKVEELLEPEERENGKALLKEAEERPPQPEKKLSILDLFGSWRMVGRTCTVWAIWFIGSLGYYVFSLGSVNLGGNQYVNLFLAGAVELPSYLVGCFAMDWIGRKKTCAPALLLAGVACLLIIVVPADIDALAIALCMTGKFAIAIAFGLIYLYTCELYPTIIRSLAVGSGSMMCRVGSVVAPFCVYLAEFWVYLPQLIVGILAFIIGVLTLLLPETLGRPLTTTLEEAEALGREPSKKNSALGNKDAEDRLEMNQHEAKA